Genomic window (Helianthus annuus cultivar XRQ/B chromosome 3, HanXRQr2.0-SUNRISE, whole genome shotgun sequence):
GCTGTTCTGCTTTACACATGTGTAATCGCATACAAACGAATGAGGCTTGTGTGGTTGTTTAAGATCTTGAAAGCAGACATGTGTAAAAGCATCCTGttcagatttacacatgtgtaactgCTGATGGCTTTCTTTTCATCTTGTTCATATTTACACACGTGTAACTGTTTGACCTATTCTTTGTGTTATTGATGCCAAGTCTTTGTCATATCATAATCCGATGTTCCATATATTCTATTTTATGTTATTGTAGAGCCACATATACAAGATTTTCAGGAATCGGTTCGTAGTACTTATTATCATTCACCGAATGGCACTAGATATTGGATACCACTGTTTTGGGTACGGTATTTGCTAAAGAGGAAGATGCAATTTCCATGTATTAGTCATATGCTGAGAAAGCTGGGTTTGATATTAGGTTGTCGACAACTAAGAAATCAAAAGATGGTACTGTTAGACTTAGGTATGTTCTTTGTAGTAGATCGGGAAAGCCCAATTGCCAAAATGTTGATTCAATGGTTTTGAAGTCATCTTCCAAGTTGCCTCGTAGCAGTAATTACAAGGTTTCAGACTGTAAAGCTAAAATAAAGGTTAAAGTTTTCAAGGGTTATCCTGGTTTACGGTTATATGAATTTGTTGAGTCTCATAATCACCCGTTAGTTTCAATTGAGAACATGGATTTGACGCGCAAGAGGCGGCAACTAGAATTTAGCGACCAAGATTTCATTCATAGGCTAAGTTTAGCTAAAGTTGGCCCGTCAACTGCCTTTAAGATGCAAGCTGTTTTGAAAGGGGGACAACACAACGTCCGTGGTACCAACATAGAATATAAAAATTTCAGCAAGGATTTAAGAGCTTTCATTGGTAAAGGAGATGCTCAAATGGTTGTAAATATGATGGATAAACGTAAAGTTAATTTAGAAAATTACTATTGCCATTACATAATTCGTCATGGAGAGCTTAGGTCCTTATTTTGGGCAGATGAGGTTATGAAGTGCAATTACAGAGTTTTTGGCGAAGTGTTAGCTTTTGATGCCACCTACAGTACTAACCAGTAagaatttgtttgtttttttttcctattttCAGTTgtgtattttttgattttttatttattattatcttgTAGGTATAATATGATTTTTGTTCCTTTTACGGGGGTTGATCACAATAAGAATTGCGTAACATTTGCGGCTGCTCTTCTTTATGATGAAACTATTGAGTCGTTCACATGGATGTTGGAACAATTTCTTGAAGCACATGGTAAGTGTTtctatttttacacatgtgtaacttTGCTTCACAAAGTTTATGTTTTACACCACAAGAATAGCGTAACTTTGTTTTATTAATTCTCAGTTAAACAACCGAGGCTAGTGTTAACCGACCAAGACCCGGCAATGAAACAAGCCATAGCTAAAGTTTTCAATGAATCTGTCCATCGTCTATGTATGTGGCATATTATGGATAAACTTCCTCATAAGGTacatttaatttaaaaataattaatcttgtcagttttacacatgtgtatttatgtttttctagtttctgtgtttttattaaacttgtgtaataatggtattttatttttaaaaattgtATCTACAGATTGATGGTGATGTGTTACAGAATACCAACTTGAGGGTACGTATACATAAGTTTGTCTGGAATGTTTTTATCACTCCTGCCACGTTTGAGAAGCGATGGGAGTTATTGATAAATGATTGCAACTTGCAGCGTCACAAGTGGTTGTCTGATATGTTTTCTATTAGAGATCAGTGGGTCCCAGGTTATTTTAGGGACATACCAATGTGTTGTTTAATGAAAACAACGTCTAGATGCGAAAGTTCAAACGCACTTTTTAAGGTAAACTCTAGCGCATCGAATACTTTGGTTCAGTTTATGTTGTGTTTTGAGATAGCAATTGATGGTCAACGCTACCGGCAACGGGTTTCTGAGCATAAAACCGAATCAACTTCTGCCGCCTTATCCACTCCGTTACCTATAGAAGCACATGCAGCACTTGTATACACCAGAAGCATTTTTAAGGAGGTCCAAAAGGAGATATCTAAAGCCTTATTATCATGTATGAATGGTAGACCTGATGTTGTTGATGGTTATGAACATTATACGGTTTCTCACTTTGAAAAAGGGACCGTTATTGGTGATTACACGGTAATTTTGtttatttcatatttttatttctgctttattctTCATTTGTTTAGATATATACCATTATCGATGTGTCATAATAGAGACTTATTATATTTGCAGGTTAAGATCAATCCGAGTGATAACTCGGTTACATGCTCATGTATGTTATTTACACGCATTGGATATCTATGTCGTCATGTTTTTTCTGCATACCGATTTCGAGGCATAAACAAACTTCCTGACAAGTATATAGCTCCAAGGTGGAAAAAAGATGCATTGCCTAAGAAAGTGTTCAACCTTGAATTCCGTTATGGTGTTGACAGCTCAGAAAGCTTTAAGCTTAAGTCAGAGGCGCTGAATTTAGCTCAGCAGTGTGGTGATCGATTACGGGGTGATTCAGTAAAGCTTGCTTGGTTTGTGGAACAAATCAGGGCTATTAAGAACACAATTTTTGAAGAGGTCACAACTGATCCAAGTTCTAAGAATAAAGgtggtgtaacaccccaaaacccgaatgtttatatttgTCGTATGTTCCTATATAACTTAGTATGAAATAactaactaggctatttaacctagttaagtgtgTGGTTAAAAGTCTTAAATGACTAAAATAGTGCAATTTATGTTAAGTGACAAAGATGAGAGGCAAAATGGAACAAGATGAAAGTTAAGTTACTAAATAACAAAactctcacacacaaacacacatatcgTGTGTTCGAGAATGAGCAGGAAGCTCCCATGGAGCCAAGAACCCTAGCTTCATCCTTTTCATCAAATTGGAAGGATAAATGAAGCTCAAATTCAGAACCGAACACGAATTTGTGATCACCTacactaggggatcataaggtatgtcttagatTCTAGATTTGGTGATTAcccacgaagtgggttatgttgtagATCATGAATTGGTATAAAATTGAGCATGAGTATGTGTTAGATTCATCATTTggaacatggattatgcatggtttaggttaatttgatgtttaagggtgaaacccgtttgttatggtgaagatgatgacatgggtaaatcatctatgtctaaattcttgcttaaaattgatgtattttgatttgtaagatggattcttatgagaggaattgaaagaaatgtgatactagtgtgtttgatgtttatgcatgtatgattcatgttgattagaaggaagaaattgatgaattatgtatgagattagaaggatatgcatgaactagttgtacactatgcttacaaggtagtacgcatatcaaaagtatgatgaaattatgaagaacttaagattagatcacttgtaagtgattaataagtagttatgaaatgggttttagatgatgtaatgtaaattgatgatttacttatgttaacaatgtttggaatcatacatgtgtgtgagtgtttaaagaaattggataagaaatggtgaattgttgttagatgaagtgaacaaaatgtgatgataatatgtATGATGTTTAATTCTAAATACCACATATtgattagtagaaggatttgatgaactatgtatgaatttagaagattatgcatgaactagttgtacgTCATGCTTAGAAGATGGTACGCACCCCAATCGTATGATAAAATGTATGTattgtcgtccgtatagtcgattatgatgttacgggtatataatgataagtcaaaagttaaactaaatgaaccattgacttctaaaagtcaaccgtGTATAAGAAGGATGGTTGGACGAGTTGTCATAATTGCAAGATTAAGGTAAGTTATATGGAGCGTGTTTGACGAATGTGTgtttaatgcgatgacatgatggtttacatgcgtttgaaatgatatgaacttggtcacatgtattatgcttgctagaagtaactaatgaaagtcaaataggaattatgcgatcgatatgatcgttaacatgtacaattatgtatgctaataagaatgtgatttcgatgacatggaagtataggaatcatgtcgagacggaatcaagcacggaaggctaacgggtcaaaagtggcgaggaaacgagtatgaacatggacgcacgaggtaagtggTTCTtttgtaatcacttcttagttgtttatgtaaagttatgtgcaatttaattaagtatgatgatcgaggtcaagtaggaaagaattgtatgagaccgatgaagtattaaacggatcttagttttgatccgagcaaggtatgtgtgattaagaactgtagctaagtagtaggattggttacttatgcaagggagtcctttgttgttaaggatagagcaaagttgacaaaaacgcccttgatgggtaaaacgAGCAAATGGTCGTAAAAGTTGATTACAAACAAGctatttgattaaatgaatgttttgaaaaagcaagaaagcgggaagtatggttgtcgtaagctaaagaccttaaaatgtgcaaatacccttaacgggtcaaaataagctcttgagcgaaaatgggtcaaGAGGATGCAAGACATCCGAGAACTTAACATTGTATGATATACAATGTTGACATTATTAGGTTCATAAGAAGTCTTGgtcaaacaaacaagttttatggatgaaggcatgaacgggtcgaataaatcataaatgaaTAATAAGGCGATAgagtgtaagttaagaatttccttaatccggatatgggattttaagttcatatgatagaatgtgaatttataagcatgtaggaagaaacgggaggtcaaacgggtaaacagttcaaaagttacgcgcgttttagtgcgtacggacgacgaaacgaatctgcagaaaactgcaaaaactagagggcgtcgccgacgggtagggggccgtcgccgacgggcaagggaaaatcagtttttgtgctgacgggtttaatcacctgtctacgggtttttgggctacgggtaaaggcaaggcccgtcgccgacggccctagaggcgtcggcgacggccttcccaagtcccaaaagctgaaatcttgttatttaagttaatttatgtaccgTGGGTTTCGGCttgatatccgtggactacggcggactttccaaacatgattttgaagaTTCCTTggatgtttatgggctataaagctaagtctaagacccatgttaataatgtatgattatgtaagaggtacgcgtgatctagtacgtgttcgttaaagtatgtacatatgtagatgtgtatgtatgtatgtatgtatgtataaaaatatgtacgagtgtatgcatgtatgtaacgatgtaggaagggtatgtatgtatgtagaggtGTATGTACGTATGCATAAAGATATGTATGAGTATATGCATGAATGTAAAGATGTAGGAGAGGTATGtccgtatgtagatgtgtatgtatgcatgtatgtagagacctatgaatgtaggtacgtatgtagaagcgtatttatgtatatatgaagatacgtatgatagtatgtatatatgtgaaggcgtagaaatgtatgtatgtatgcaaatgtgtatttgtgtatgtatgggagtacgtgtgatcgtaggcatgaatgtagagacgtatgaaagtaggtacgtatgtagaagcgtatttatgtatatatgaagatacgtatgatagtatgtatgtatgtgaaggcgtagaaatgtatgtatgtatgcaaatgtgtatttgtgtatgtatgggattacgtgtgatcgtaggcatgaatgtagagacgtatgaatgtaggtacatatgtagaagtgtatttatgaatatatgaagatacgtataaGTGTAGGCACGTATGTATTGAGGTATGGATGTATGCACGAGTATAAGTAAGTATGATATTGGATACGTTAAGTGTTAATGATATTAATCATGTACCTGGAAAACGAAGATTTacgcaggtacattattgaagactcacaagggaatggatacgctaatgatatgcttaaaattagggagaaagctgaatggaaagtgtacatgtattgagtcttgtttatgtattgtatactaatgtgatgaatgtatgtggtgagtgcaggttgtacgaatcgcGGGTGGTTATCACGAGGAATAGAGCTCGAAGAGCGAGCCACAAgctagattgtacgggaataactGAATATGTATTGTTAGTAATCAGGACTTATGCTTtattttgtttgtaaaagatacatattaaaacgtactttcaagtaagtcatgacgttaataatgaaagaaattttatggcacaagtttccgctgcgactttttgtcaaataTGAATCagggtgtaacaagttggtatcagagccctggtttgagagaatcaagtaaaaggaggtaaatacttgaactcaaaccggtgtgctctcgtgaccaagaacccgtACAGTCCAggactcgatcgaggcctaaatgcaaaagcgaatgtaagtatgtattagattatgtatttgaaggaaactaatagtatgttatgtgcaaggtaagcttaagagtttgaagaggatgatccgtgaatgcagaatAGGATGAACGCTAAGGCGGGCGAAGGTGCAAATAGGCAAATTAACCCCAGGTACCCAATACTAATATGTATGAGTATCGatgtcaaaagaaaaaggaaggggtctccttgggagagtaattattaaacgaaagacaatgatgtggtcttggggaagttttagaaatatgcacgaaactgaaacccatcTCTCGGGCATAAGGtgatgattacacgaaggcacgaaactaatgtgtggattgcgcacctggccagtacgcaagaagcatatgacgttcgtgagaccgtggcaattattgcaggtatgtccggaagaactgggtagcaggtgggcgctatgttgtagcgaatgcgaaatagcaaacccattgcggatttggttatgctaacgaaggttacGATAAGCTATGCGAGTCGACCGGTTCTAACgaacaagtcgagtaagaataagctaccatccgttttgaacgggtgactttgaatgctctaatgaatgctagaagcttaatccgttatacggatagaaagaagaatttatgttaaaagcgaaaaacccagttacttgggtagtcgaatgtgtatgcttaactctcattgagagtgtttatgccaaacccaattacttgggtagtcgaatgtgtatgcttaactctcattgagagtgtttatgccaaacccaattacttgggtagtcgaatgtgtatgcttaactctcattgagagtgtttatgccaaacccaattacttgggtagtcgaatgtgtatgcttaactctcattgagagtgtttataccaaacccaattacttgggtagtcgaatgtgtatgcttaactctcattgagagtgtttatgccaaaccaaattacttgggtagtcgaatgtgtatgcttaactctcattgagagtgtttataccaaacccaattacttgggtagtcgaatgtgtatgcttaactctcattgagagtgtttatgccaaacccaattacttgggtagtcgaatgtgtatgcttaactctcattgagagtgtttatgccaaacccaattacttgggtagtcgaatgtatatgcttaactctcattgagagtgtttatgccgaacccaattacttgggtagtcgaatgtgtaagaAAGAAGAAAGCTCATATACGGATGGAACTAAAATGAAGTAATTATGATTCGACAACTGAGATGACTAACTTTAAAACCTTGTTGCTAAaggtaggtaaaactttaagtttttattAAACACATGTAAGGAAGAAAAGgtacgaatgatatgtttgaaaccgctagatggattcaaacatagaaggaatgaagagtatggatgttacatttaaatccgtgggacggatttaaaacataaaaaggatTATAGACGAATAATCATCTAGTATAATGAATGTTCGAATGAAATATGCTAACTGCTAAATTGTTGATGATTATGTTAGAACTCTTGATGTGACTATTAAGTCACACATAAATGTGTGTGTGTAAgaggaaatgagaaaggtttcg
Coding sequences:
- the LOC110931376 gene encoding protein FAR1-RELATED SEQUENCE 5-like, whose product is MRTLIFCENHENKSQPLILFLMCFNERLNCQSTVQSENNMMSNVSSSVDAPNNSSDDALNNSINTNVVDEEEPHIQDFQESVRSTYYHSPNGTRYWIPLFWVRLSTTKKSKDGTVRLRYVLCSRSGKPNCQNVDSMVLKSSSKLPRSSNYKVSDCKAKIKVKVFKGYPGLRLYEFVESHNHPLVSIENMDLTRKRRQLEFSDQDFIHRLSLAKVGPSTAFKMQAVLKGGQHNVRGTNIEYKNFSKDLRAFIGKGDAQMVVNMMDKRKVNLENYYCHYIIRHGELRSLFWADEVMKCNYRVFGEVLAFDATYSTNQYNMIFVPFTGVDHNKNCVTFAAALLYDETIESFTWMLEQFLEAHVKQPRLVLTDQDPAMKQAIAKVFNESVHRLCMWHIMDKLPHKIDGDVLQNTNLRRHKWLSDMFSIRDQWVPGYFRDIPMCCLMKTTSRCESSNALFKVNSSASNTLVQFMLCFEIAIDGQRYRQRVSEHKTESTSAALSTPLPIEAHAALVYTRSIFKEVQKEISKALLSCMNGRPDVVDGYEHYTVSHFEKGTVIGDYTVKINPSDNSVTCSCMLFTRIGYLCRHVFSAYRFRGINKLPDKYIAPRWKKDALPKKVFNLEFRYGVDSSESFKLKSEALNLAQQCGDRLRGDSVKLAWFVEQIRAIKNTIFEEVTTDPSSKNKGGVTPQNPNVYICRMFLYNLV